Proteins encoded within one genomic window of Tigriopus californicus strain San Diego chromosome 12, Tcal_SD_v2.1, whole genome shotgun sequence:
- the LOC131892170 gene encoding uncharacterized protein LOC131892170, with the protein MTSEGKYFSSNSVELCGVILIIFGSISTLEAESVNLLDLLEQEHHQPAIFARDQVFRSLDSSIGISNASQNNIGIPRICRCQRDRPLEPKLESPGKGFANGRGNLDEAPLTSNLERNQHLQDWIEDAQMAEEKRPFQQDQKVESQGGSLGFPGGQSVGTLDHEHIEGRDRIRGSMDQGTIIGTVPNGRAPKAVSFPKVRPQIYEYGSSWGVRPPKEGKDQQQQLPSGPIFEDIPPPRLAPEGERPRHDLGPKGQNLKAPKEHRVPTEYQVPPNGDLEMIRPGFAQPEEVPTVWRPSRPGQHQRRDQVFDRPTNPPPSQGGSSGGFQPDRPKQVENPNFRPLGPDPYLNAGWHNAQPRVSPGFEPGEIGVLEAKNQPREDPINLKRRASRGHGSQFKWDEDDSISGEFKRFGGSSEEVSRDRQDTFSKANEESERQMRLKQLRRERRREAELGRQGVRKSRRRKSSKSSANQSSSRKDQFHATIGHSNGISFESNVEHHRQESAFASEQEEESEYISVYEDEILDRGRGRGVNPSRRDPFKPRQRPVEVRRPPKHLQTIRKPPKPRSGRRPINVPIKRPRLRRPPVPKRQLQAGWLG; encoded by the exons ATGACTTCAGAAGGGAAATATTTCTCTTCGAACAGCGTAGAGCTATGTGGAGTTATCTTGATTATTTTTGGTTCAATCTCCACGTTGGAGGCCGAATCTGTGAATCTTCTCGATCTCTTGGAACAAG aacaTCACCAACCAGCCATTTTTGCTCGTGATCAAG TATTCAGAAGTCTCGATTCCTCCATTGGTATTTCAAATGCCTCCCAAAACAATATTGGTATTCCAAGGATTTGCCGTTGTCAAAGAGATCGCCCCTTGGAGCCCAAACTAGAAAGCCCAGGAAAAGGATTCGCGAATGGGCGTGGCAATCTAGACGAAGCTCCTCTAACCTCCAACCTAGAGAGAAACCAACATCTTCAAGATTGGATCGAGGACGCCCAAATGGCAGAAGAGAAACGGCCTTTCCAGCAAGATCAAAAGGTTGAAAGCCAAGGTGGTTCCCTGGGGTTTCCTGGTGGACAAAGTGTGGGCACACTAGATCATGAGCACATAGAAGGGAGAGACCGGATTCGAGGATCCATGGATCAAGGCACTATTATTGGCACGGTTCCCAATGGCCGGGCACCCAAAGCGGTATCGTTTCCAAAGGTTCGACCTCAAATCTACGAATATGGTAGTTCATGGGGTGTAAGACCGCCTAAAGAAGGTAAAGATCAGCAGCAACAATTGCCTAGTGGTCCAATCTTTGAAGATATACCTCCACCACGTTTGGCTCCTGAAGGTGAGAGGCCCAGACACGATCTGGGTCCCAAGGGCCAAAACCTGAAGGCACCAAAAGAACACAGAGTTCCCACAGAATATCAAGTTCCTCCCAATGGTGACCTTGAGATGATTAGACCAGGTTTTGCCCAACCAGAGGAGGTTCCTACAGTTTGGCGCCCTTCAAGACCAGGACAACATCAAAGAAGAGACCAGGTTTTTGATCGTCCCACCAACCCACCCCCAAGTCAAGGGGGTAGTTCGGGGGGGTTTCAACCAGACCGCCCGAAGCAGGTGGAGAACCCCAATTTTCGACCTCTAGGGCCAGATCCATACTTGAATGCTGGTTGGCACAACGCTCAGCCCCGGGTTTCACCGGGATTTGAACCAGGAGAAATTGGGGTATTGGAGGCAAAAAATCAACCCAGAGAAGATCCAATCAATTTGAAGAGAAGGGCCTCTAGGGGACATGGATCCCAATTCAAATGGGATGAAGATGATTCTATATCTGGGGAGTTCAAGAGATTTGGAGGATCGAGTGAAGAAGTGTCAAGGGATCGCCAAGACACGTTTTCAAAGGCTAATGAAGAGTCCGAAAGGCAAATGCGGTTGAAGCAATTGCGGCGAGAACGGCGTAGAGAAGCTGAATTGGGAAGGCAGGGCGTAAGGAAAAGCCGCAGAAGGAAATCTTCCAAGTCCAGTGCAAATCAATCAAGTTCCAGAAAGGATCAATTTCACGCCACAATTGGTCATTCGAATGGGATTAGTTTCGAGTCCAATGTAGAGCATCACCGTCAAGAATCGGCCTTTGCTAGCGAACAAGAAGAGGAATCCGAATATATCAGCGTGTATGAGGACGAGATCCTCGACAGGGGACGAGGTAGAGGTGTCAATCCATCACGGAGAGATCCTTTTAAGCCTCGGCAAAGACCAGTGGAAGTGAGAAGACCCCCCAAACATTTGCAAACGATCAGGAAGCCACCTAAGCCTCGTTCAGGTCGGAGACCCATCAATGTTCCAATAAAAAGACCCCGCCTAAGAAGACCTCCTGTACCTAAGAGACAGCTACAAGCAGGGTGGTTGGGTTAA